The Flavimarina sp. Hel_I_48 genome window below encodes:
- a CDS encoding GH92 family glycosyl hydrolase — MNNTRIKTSLFLLFLVTFSTKTVLFAQESDLATYVDPMIGTAKMGHTYPGATVPFGSIQLSPDTDTIPYAVDGHYNPDVYKYCAGYQYSDKTIVGFSHTHFSGTGHSDLGDFLMMPTVGKLQLNPGTALDPDSGYRSRFSHEEETAEAGYYKVKLQDYNIEAEMTASTRVGMQQYTFPKSDSAHVILDLKHGIYNYDDKNVWTFVRVENDSTITGYRQTTGWARTRKVYFALKFNKAFKSYGQEKLPTKVYRGFWGRFDQTHNFPEMAGEELRLHFDFNTEEGEKIQAKLSISPVSTEGALANMQAEIPQWDFDNVKADARALWNEELQKVTIETLENSDKINFYTAMYHAFLGPTVYMDTDNEYMGIDRNRHTADGFTNYTSFSLWDTYRALHPLFNVLQPARNQDMIQSMMAHQEQSVHHMLPVWSHYGNENWCMIGYHSVSVIADAIVKGNADFDMEKALQACVQTANTRYFDGIGSYIDTGYVPEDKDGASVSKTLEYAYDDWAIAQAAKKLGKDAIYDEFMKRSQNYKNVYDKKTGFMRPKLADGSFKSDFDPLNTHGQGFIEGNSWNYSLYVPQDPAGMIELMGGKETFTTHLDSLFTMHLPDKYFANTEDISREGIIGNYVHGNEPSHHVAYLYNWTNDPWKAQDKIRMILREKYQNGDDGLSGNDDFGQMSAWYLFSSLGFYPVAPGSVDYALGSPAIKEATLHLENGNTFEVVAKNQSDKNVYVKKVELNGKELKTPFIKHENIMNGGKLVFYMSGKPNKTVYE; from the coding sequence ATGAATAATACACGTATAAAAACCTCCCTTTTCCTCCTGTTTTTGGTGACTTTTAGCACAAAAACAGTGCTTTTTGCACAGGAATCAGATTTGGCTACCTATGTAGATCCCATGATAGGAACAGCAAAAATGGGGCATACCTATCCCGGTGCTACCGTTCCATTTGGGAGTATTCAGTTGAGTCCTGATACAGATACTATTCCGTACGCGGTAGATGGTCATTATAACCCAGATGTCTATAAGTATTGTGCAGGTTATCAATATAGCGATAAGACGATCGTAGGATTCAGCCATACCCATTTTAGCGGTACGGGACATTCAGACCTTGGGGATTTTTTGATGATGCCTACTGTGGGGAAACTCCAGCTTAATCCGGGTACGGCCTTAGATCCTGACAGTGGCTACCGTTCCCGCTTTTCGCACGAGGAAGAAACTGCGGAAGCGGGTTACTATAAGGTAAAACTTCAGGATTACAATATTGAAGCAGAAATGACCGCCAGTACACGCGTGGGAATGCAACAATATACTTTCCCAAAAAGTGATTCTGCCCACGTAATTTTAGACCTCAAACACGGGATTTACAATTATGACGACAAGAATGTATGGACCTTCGTTCGGGTAGAAAATGATTCAACCATCACCGGTTATCGCCAAACTACCGGCTGGGCGCGTACGCGAAAGGTATATTTCGCTTTAAAGTTTAACAAAGCCTTTAAAAGTTATGGGCAGGAAAAATTGCCCACAAAAGTCTATCGTGGCTTCTGGGGACGTTTTGACCAGACCCATAATTTCCCCGAAATGGCCGGTGAAGAACTTCGCCTGCACTTTGATTTTAATACGGAAGAAGGAGAAAAAATTCAGGCCAAACTATCTATTTCGCCTGTAAGTACTGAAGGTGCCCTGGCGAATATGCAAGCCGAAATACCGCAATGGGATTTTGATAACGTAAAAGCAGACGCCCGCGCACTGTGGAACGAAGAATTGCAAAAAGTAACTATTGAAACCCTGGAGAATTCAGATAAAATCAATTTTTATACGGCTATGTACCACGCTTTCCTGGGCCCTACCGTATATATGGATACTGATAATGAATATATGGGAATAGACCGTAACCGTCATACCGCAGATGGATTTACAAATTATACCAGCTTTTCCCTATGGGATACGTATCGTGCCCTTCACCCACTTTTTAATGTATTGCAGCCGGCGCGCAATCAGGATATGATACAATCCATGATGGCACATCAGGAACAGAGTGTGCATCATATGTTGCCGGTCTGGTCGCATTATGGCAATGAAAACTGGTGTATGATTGGGTATCACAGCGTTTCTGTTATCGCTGATGCCATTGTGAAGGGAAATGCCGATTTTGATATGGAAAAAGCCCTACAGGCGTGTGTACAAACTGCAAATACGCGCTATTTTGATGGTATAGGTAGTTATATTGATACGGGTTACGTGCCTGAAGATAAAGATGGTGCTTCGGTTTCCAAAACGCTGGAATATGCCTACGATGACTGGGCGATCGCGCAAGCGGCAAAAAAACTGGGCAAAGATGCCATTTATGACGAATTCATGAAACGTTCTCAGAATTACAAAAATGTCTATGATAAAAAAACCGGCTTTATGCGACCAAAATTGGCCGATGGAAGCTTTAAATCAGACTTTGATCCACTAAACACGCACGGTCAGGGTTTTATTGAGGGAAATTCATGGAACTACAGTTTATACGTTCCGCAGGATCCCGCGGGAATGATAGAATTAATGGGCGGCAAAGAAACGTTTACCACACATCTGGATTCGCTGTTTACCATGCACCTGCCAGACAAATACTTTGCTAATACCGAAGATATCTCGCGCGAGGGAATTATAGGTAATTATGTGCATGGTAACGAACCTTCCCATCATGTCGCTTATTTATACAACTGGACCAATGATCCCTGGAAAGCGCAGGATAAAATACGTATGATTTTACGTGAAAAATACCAGAACGGCGATGATGGTCTGAGCGGTAACGATGATTTTGGTCAGATGAGCGCCTGGTATTTGTTTAGCAGTCTGGGTTTCTATCCCGTGGCACCAGGTTCTGTAGATTATGCATTGGGCAGTCCGGCAATAAAAGAAGCGACCCTGCATCTGGAAAATGGAAATACTTTTGAGGTCGTTGCAAAAAATCAATCCGATAAAAATGTTTATGTAAAAAAAGTGGAGCTGAATGGTAAAGAGTTGAAAACACCATTTATCAAGCATGAGAATATTATGAACGGCGGTAAATTGGTTTTTTATATGAGTGGTAAACCTAATAAAACAGTATATGAGTAA
- a CDS encoding GH92 family glycosyl hydrolase, whose translation MKKTLGILFFALSGFITASAQKVIQSIDNPVDYANPLIGTDSNYKLSSGNTYPAIAMPWGMNFWTPQTGEMGNGWAYTYDATKIRGFKQTHQPSPWMNDYGQFSIMPVTGSLKFTEEDRQSWFSHKAEIVTPYYYSVYLADHDVTTEITPTERAARFRFTFPETDSSYVVIDAFDKGSYVKILPKEQKIIGYTTRNSGGVPDNFKNYFVVTFDKDFDLTKTFTDSTLTDALEQKSNHAGAVIGFKTKRGEQVNAQVASSFISYEQAERNLKEIGKDDFDALKQKGRETWNKELGRIQVEGGTSDQFKTFYSALYRSLLFPRKFYEYDAEGKVVHYSPYNGEVLPGYMFTDTGFWDTFRAMFPFLNLMYPELNGHMQEGLSNAYKESGWLPEWASPGLRSVMVGNNSASVVAEAYLKSGEAYDYDIENLYDALIHGANNAGPMPAVGRAGVEYYNDLGYVPYDVDINENAARTLEYAYDDFAIYQLAKKLNKPKAEIEKYRKRSMNYKNLFDPEYNLMRGKNKNGEFQKPFNPFKWGDAFTEGNSWHYSWSVFHDIQGLIDLMGGKQEFVAQLDTIFSLPPTFDDSYYGGTIHEIREMQIANMGQYAHGNQPIQHMIYLYDYAGEPWKTQYWVRETMNRMYTPLPDGYAGDEDNGQTSAWYVFSAIGFYPVAPATDQYALGAPLFQRITLTLENGKEVKINAPENSQENRYIHSMNVNGKDYTKTWISHKELMKGMNIDYKMSDSPNKNRGIKKADFPYSLSTELKK comes from the coding sequence ATGAAAAAAACTTTAGGAATACTCTTTTTCGCTTTAAGCGGATTCATAACTGCCTCAGCGCAGAAAGTCATACAATCTATAGATAATCCCGTAGATTATGCGAATCCGCTGATAGGCACCGACTCTAATTATAAACTTTCCAGCGGAAATACCTACCCTGCCATCGCCATGCCCTGGGGCATGAACTTCTGGACACCCCAGACGGGGGAAATGGGCAATGGCTGGGCCTACACCTATGATGCTACTAAAATTCGCGGTTTTAAACAAACCCACCAACCCTCGCCATGGATGAACGATTACGGTCAGTTTTCGATCATGCCTGTTACCGGAAGTTTAAAATTTACCGAAGAAGACCGCCAGAGTTGGTTCTCCCATAAAGCGGAAATTGTTACCCCCTATTATTACAGCGTATATCTGGCAGATCACGATGTAACCACTGAAATTACACCAACAGAACGCGCCGCACGTTTTCGGTTTACGTTCCCGGAAACTGACAGTTCATATGTAGTTATTGATGCTTTTGATAAAGGTTCGTATGTAAAAATTCTTCCGAAAGAGCAGAAAATTATTGGCTATACCACAAGAAATAGCGGTGGTGTTCCTGATAATTTCAAGAATTACTTTGTAGTTACTTTTGATAAAGATTTTGATCTCACCAAAACCTTTACTGACTCTACCCTTACGGATGCACTGGAACAAAAATCCAACCACGCCGGTGCGGTTATAGGTTTTAAAACGAAAAGAGGTGAGCAGGTCAACGCACAAGTAGCAAGTTCTTTTATCAGTTATGAGCAGGCCGAACGTAATTTAAAAGAAATAGGAAAAGATGATTTTGATGCCCTTAAGCAAAAAGGTCGCGAAACCTGGAACAAAGAACTGGGTCGTATTCAGGTAGAAGGTGGAACTTCAGATCAGTTTAAGACCTTTTACAGCGCTCTTTACCGTTCTTTACTTTTCCCGAGAAAATTCTACGAATATGATGCCGAAGGAAAAGTTGTGCATTACAGCCCATACAATGGTGAAGTGCTTCCCGGTTACATGTTCACAGATACTGGTTTCTGGGATACTTTCCGCGCCATGTTCCCATTTCTCAACCTGATGTACCCTGAGTTGAACGGCCACATGCAAGAAGGGCTTTCTAATGCGTACAAAGAAAGCGGCTGGTTGCCAGAATGGGCAAGCCCTGGCCTGCGCAGTGTGATGGTGGGCAACAATTCTGCCTCTGTGGTTGCAGAAGCGTACTTAAAAAGTGGTGAGGCGTATGATTATGACATAGAAAATCTGTATGATGCCCTTATTCACGGAGCGAACAATGCTGGTCCCATGCCTGCGGTAGGACGCGCCGGCGTTGAATATTACAATGATCTAGGTTATGTACCCTACGATGTGGACATCAATGAAAATGCCGCACGTACACTGGAATATGCGTATGATGATTTTGCCATCTATCAGCTGGCAAAAAAGTTGAATAAACCTAAAGCGGAGATCGAAAAATACCGCAAGCGCAGTATGAATTACAAGAATTTATTCGATCCTGAATACAACCTGATGCGCGGGAAAAATAAAAACGGCGAATTTCAGAAACCTTTCAATCCTTTTAAATGGGGCGATGCTTTTACAGAAGGAAACAGCTGGCATTACAGTTGGTCGGTTTTTCATGATATTCAGGGCCTTATTGATCTAATGGGTGGCAAGCAAGAATTTGTGGCACAGCTGGATACTATCTTCTCCCTTCCCCCTACTTTTGACGATAGTTATTATGGCGGCACCATTCACGAGATCAGGGAAATGCAGATCGCAAATATGGGTCAATATGCACATGGTAACCAGCCCATACAGCACATGATCTATTTATATGATTATGCTGGTGAACCCTGGAAAACGCAATACTGGGTACGTGAAACTATGAACCGTATGTACACCCCGCTACCAGACGGTTATGCAGGTGACGAAGACAATGGGCAGACTTCGGCCTGGTATGTTTTCTCTGCTATTGGGTTTTATCCCGTCGCTCCCGCTACAGATCAATATGCGCTGGGCGCACCTTTATTTCAAAGAATTACTTTAACGCTTGAAAATGGTAAAGAAGTTAAAATTAACGCACCAGAAAACAGTCAGGAAAACCGTTATATCCATTCTATGAACGTAAATGGTAAAGACTACACTAAAACCTGGATTAGCCACAAGGAATTGATGAAAGGTATGAACATTGATTACAAAATGAGCGATAGCCCCAATAAAAATCGTGGTATTAAAAAAGCAGATTTCCCATATTCGCTTTCTACGGAATTGAAAAAATAG